ACTGATATTTATCCCCACTTCCCCCTGCAGTTTTCTGCACTGATTTTCCTGTTTTTGTTGTAGTCAGAAACACTGATAAAGTCacaggaaaaattaaataaaaaacgaAACGCCGGGGTCCTATTTATAACGCACTCATTGTGGTGGAATCTGAGCACCATTTCTGGGATGAGGCCGACTCCAAAACTAAATTGGATGGGCTCCAAGGATCCTGGggattttaaattttgtttcacTTGGCCCGGTGCAAGCTTCTCAGTGAATTGCCCTGGGAAGGGGAAGTTTGAGACATGGCGACGGCTGTTCAGGATATTAGCATTTGCAGTTGTTTCTAGTGCGCATCTACACTGTAGCTTGTTTGAACATTGCTGGCAGCATTTTTTTCACCAAGAGGGACATTAATGAGTAGTTTCAATAATGTACCCCTCCATTTCCTGCAGTCTCTCCCCGCACAGGATGGGCATGGGGCCAGATTGCGTACCACTTGCAGCACCACAAGAACATCTGACTGTGACCGTCTGAAAGGCAGCCAGAGCCTGTGGCATTTCCCCTTTGATCCTCTCACTCTCCAAAGCCAGTCAACCTCCTCTGAAGAGCAACTGTCACCTCCAGAGTCAGCTGGAGGTGCCCTGAGCTGACCAGAACATTGCTACCTGGAGGAGTTCCATTGTTTAGGCTTGGTAGAGAAGAACATCTTACTGCGCACCTTGTCCGTGAAATAATCGTGTAGAAAATACTTACGCTGCAACTGATGAGATCCATTCCTGGacctctgccagcagccctcTAGCTTCGTCATCTGTCTCCTCATTTGCAGTAGCATCCTGTTCTTGTGAGAGTAGTTCAGGGGCCTTCATATTAACAGCTGTGGCCAGCAGACGTTTGTAGTGTCCTATCACAGCATCTAGATTTATAAGAACCAGATCCATCAGATCCATTCAGCGCAATTTAGTGATCTGAGCACAAGGCAGCTGGCAGCATCTGATTCCTCCAGGGCTTTTGGTAACTCTCTGCACTTTCTCTATCTGCAGGATGGATATGAAGATCATCAAAGTCACTGACCTTGGAAGGGCGCATGGGCAGTGTTCTGAAAATGCTAAATCTTACAGAGAATAAATCCTAGGGGCAGTTTTTCTGCTGGTGCCAACTGGCACCAATTTACACCTGCAAGTAATGTGACCCCGAGTGTCCAAAAAGTAAGCCACAGCCCAAATCATTACACACAAGGGGTTAGATCGCCAATCCAGGGTCAGACAATGCCTGGTTTGGGAGACTGTGCGTCCTCCTCCCTGGATTTGAGAAAGCAGCAGCCAAAGGGAAAGTGGCTCCCACGTGGCTTTCCCTCTGAGGAACTTGAAACATTGTCCTGCTGCACCCTGGGTGGCAGAGCCTGCTTGTGCTGAGTCATGAAATCTGCAGCCCTCAATGTTTCATATCTAAGACTCAGGCTCAGCTACAATAGCTATTGCTCTAACTGTGGGCTGCAGGCCAAGGAGAGAGGCAACGTCCTGCCCACATTTGGTCTTCAGTGGGTGGATTAGTGGCGTCAATCCCTGCATCGGGTGACAACCCTTCAGCTATGGTTGggggcctcctccccagccttctctcttttctccctcttctctccGTGGGACACTACAGCTTTAAGGAAACATCTGGCAGATGCAGACATCCGAACATCTGGGCAGCGTTAGCCTAGTCTCCGACGATGCAGGAACAAACCACTCACGCTGAAAAAGTTAAAACACAAGTTTCCTGAACAGGCTGAGAGGAGAGAGAGGGTGAGGcgagggagcagcagagaagcaggTAAGAGCTGCTTTAAATGGCCATTTGGCTTCCATCCGTCAGGGAGAGGGACCCTCTAGGGAGCGTGGACACAGAAAGCTTTTGAACTAAGCTACCAAGCTTACCCTGGAGCTGAGGTTGCAGACAGATATTCCTGCATGCTGTGTGACTAGCCTCCAGACACCTTCCTCCAGCagaggcagggcaaggagcccagCAGTTGGTTATAAGACTCACTAATGGGCTTGCCAACTACTGGTGCCAGTGTGGGGGCACTACAGGCAGGACAGGTTCCTCTGTCGAGAGAGAGCTCAGATCATGAGCGATATGAGCCAGTGGAAGACTTGGAACAATGGAACTGGGGACCAGGGGTGTCTTTAAATATACAATTCAGCATCACCAAGGACCAGGATTCTACCTTGTTTCATTTTTCTACTCAGAAGCTATTTGTCACTTTCACAGGCGGCTTCTCCCTGTTCGTGACAAACCCCAGTTTCTTACTAAGGATCTCCTGGTACCCAGTCTGTCTGCCTCTGTCTCTCCCCCAGTCCCATTCTCCTTCCCTgtctgctctccttcccctctctccgtcctgctccccctccctctgctgctctcctctctcACAGTAGCACTGACCTGAAGCCACAGTAAACAGCACACTCGCATTCTTTTAACATGCCTGTTCCGGTCAAGCTGCCTATAAATAATGTTTGCTCCCTGCTTTGGCCCTAATACCTGTCCTCACTTGGGGGAGCTGCCTCCTGGCTCTGCCCTTACTGAATCCCACAGGAGGAAAGTGAATCTCTTAACTCAGACAGCAAACAAACTGGAGAGTCAGTCACAAAGAAATTCTCTCCATGCTGTCTGGAGCAAGGCCCTTCTCCAGCAAACCTGTCCTAGAGAGCTGTGCATTTAGCTGCCTCTTCTCCTGAAAGTTCATTCTCCCTCCCATATATCTGCTTTTCTGCCTGTTCATAGGCCCCTTTGCCTTGTACAGTCCTTTCCACTAGCACCTAGCCGATGGTAAACACTCCCTTACTGATCTGGTAGCCTTTGCGCTCAGTGCAGGAGTTAGAAACAAGTTTTTCTCCCTTGTGTTTTCAGCATGAATTTCTTCCACCACATTAACCAGGCTTGACTCCATGGAAAAGCATTGCCAACTCCGCTGCTTTGACCATCACTCTCATCATCTGGGGGAAAGAATTTCTGAAAGCACAGGGGATACAGTCAGATTCTCccctttcatttttaaagatttCTAGCCCTCATTGTTTCAGAGACATGCGAGAAAacctgaagtcctgtggcaccttatagaccaacagatattttggagcgtacgcttttgtgggcaaagacccgacgaagagggtctttgctcacaaaagcatatgctccaaaatatctgttggtctataaggtgccccaagacgtCTCCTTGTTTTTGTGTACActggctaacacggctacccctctgatgctcgGAAACCTGATTCCCTGGaggtttaaataaacaaaaaagaggTCAATTAAAAGATCCCAGAATTTGCTGTTTTCAAAATCTCATGATCTTTGACCCACTCATGCTCATAGGGGGTCTGACTCataatttttgaatgcttggggtaGACGGTAGTAGGGAAAAATCTGGATCTCACCAATGTGGCCTGGAGTGCAAAACTACGGGAGAAAACAAGCATATACGGGTCAATAACTCACCAATAGCCCGGGGCTCTCTTTCAAACCTGCTTCTCTTTTTTGTAGGTGCCAGCCTCCATGGCTGGGCTTGCTGGGCACTCTGGGCTCGTGGCTAGAATGGCACAAGGAGAagcacccctcctgctgctgttcATCAGGCTGGCGTCGTCAACTTGGTATGAAGGTCAGTGTCCACCCAGTGCAGGACAGTGAGTCAACAGTGGCTGGTGCTACCGGGGAGTGAAGGAGGCCTACTGCAGGGCACAGGAGGAGCAGGTTTTCTTCTACGGGTTCTtcagtgggcagctggcacagtCCAGAGCTGGGAACCCTCGAGGGAgtgtggtgcaggaggaggggtagCTGGATGAGTCAAGTATCCAAGTGGACCTGCCCTGAGGACAGCGGTTTGCTGAGTGTCAGGGAGCAGGTCAGGGTTAAGAGACTAGGGAGGCGCTGGAGAGCAAGGGACAAGCCTGCCCTGGGAGGTAGGGGCCAGCCTGACGTGAACTGCTCAGAGGGCCCAGGCTGTGTTGACTGGTCTGTGGTGGTGACTCTCtgctgggggtagggaggggggaAACAGACCCAACGCTGGGGTTAGGAACGCAGCCAGAGACGAGTAAACAACaaactctccccaccccagccacagtggCAGGAGCTAAACTTTGCCGCAATCCCTTGGCTCCCTCAGGAGCCTTTGGCAGGAGAGTGTTTGTCTGCACCAGCTGCCGCAAGTGCTCAAGCCTCTTCCCACCTGTGGCTAACCTGCCCACTTACAACCCCTTCGCTTGTTTGCTGTGGAAACCCAGCTCTCTCCCTCAGCATCCCAGCCTCAAGCTCATGCCAGGTTAGCCTCAGAGGGGCTCCCAGGAGGCCCAGACAGTCACCTGGGGAGTTCTGACCCCCGAATGCACTAGTTATAGATCCTCTCACCTTTGTTACCTCAGCCTCTGCCTGGCTCATACTGAGCCAGGATATCACTGAATAAACACTGACGGGGGATGAAAAAGCACATTTCCATCTATGCATCACTTTCTCCTGCAGGGACTGGCTCTGCGGCCTCAGAGTCGGGTTTGTAATAAGGGGACTCCCGGCAACCACACAGTCAGATCCCAGCAGGGCTGAGTCAGCCCACCTTCCCTATGGAGTAGACACACTGAGTTCCATGTGCTTTCCTGGCTGTGAGCCTTAAATGCTGAGGTGCTAGCTGCTTAGAGTGGGTATCAACGATCTCACAGCACAACAGGGAGTTATTTTGATGGGCTTGGCACACTCTGGGGGTGCTCCCTGCACGCCGgtgcccagaggtggctgcatgtcccATAAGAAGTGTGTGAGGGGCTCTGAAGTgaactgctctttggaaaggagGGGTCAGGGGAACAGAGCAATaccagggtgggatgggggaacTGGTTGTTGGGGTTCATAAAGCTTCCCCAAGCTCTTCTGCGGGGCAGCGGAGGGGCTGGTGGATGAACTTAGGCGACAACCATCCCTTTGCTTTCAGCCCCCACCTGGCAGCACTGCAACAGGGAAGGAAGAGCAAAAGAGcaggcaggtctctggcctgagTGTGGGTCCACCCAGGAAGTGGGGCGCAGGGTCTGAGCAGCTCCCCAGGAGACTCACCCTGCTTCCCTAGAGCCTGTTGTGCTCCAGGTGTGCTCCCTGGGGGTTTCTTTCCCCGCTCATTCCTCGCTGGAGTCCATGCGCCGTGCTCGTGTCGGGTAACATCTGGGATCCTGCTTAGTGCAGACAGTGATTTCAAGGTTAGCGCAGAAATGAGGCCTGGGGCACAGGCACTACGAAGAGAAGCCAATGGAGCCCCTGGGTCTGGAATGAGAGGAAAGCCAGAGGAAAGGTGAGCTCACCCCTCAGGAATGCCGCTGTCAGTTCACTTCGTTCGTTGGAACTCAAATGCATCTGCTGCTGGTCACGGTGAAGAGAGAAGTTTGGGTTCCATGTTTGGTCGGGCCTGGCCATCTGCGCAcgccagccctgggctgctgagGGCCCCCTTTGCCGAGCTGCCCAGGGTTGCGGGGGGGCAATCCTGTTTTTCCCACCATGCACCCCATGACTGTGTGTCAAGGGGACATGAGAGGGGAGCGATCGGTCGGGACTTCCTGGAATTTTGTTTGTGAAAGGACTGAGTTGTTCCCTGTCCAGCTGTGCTCCGACACCCACTTCCTGGCGTGAGTGAGCCTGGCACACCAAGCTGTTTAGTCTGCTGGATGGTGCCAACCACACGAACCAGCTCACTGCCAGTGCCAGCTGAGAGGGTGAGGGCAACGTCTCCGTGGATGTGCTCCCTCCTCAGTGCGTGGCTGGGGCTCTGTCTGTGCAGGAGCTGGGACAGGGAGTGGGACAGAGTGAGAGAAAGGAGCAAAAACCCCAGATCACTCCAGTAGCCAGTCCCAGGGGACTCTAGGCCTTCTGCTAGTGCAGCCGTTTGCTGGTCTGAGGCGTGCACGGTGGCACTGATTCCCCTTGGCCCTCCACCTCAGGCAGCAGTTCACACCAGTGCAGAGAGGGGCTGACGTGCTACCAGCTGTGAATCACAGTGTTTTCCCCTTCGGGGGCTGTGGCACTGCATCCCCCAACCCTGACATCTGCCTCAGCACACTATTCCTGGGTACCGAGGAGCCCGAGAGGACAGGGGCGTTCCAAGTCGCCAGAGGGATGGAGACAGCTCCTTAACAAGGGCTGTGAATGCTACGGGGGAAACCAAGATCTGTGGAGGATTCCCCTGCAGGGAGGCCCCACACCTGGAGGCCCAGCTGTGCGGAGCAGATGTTGCCCAGGCCTTCTGCAGAGGCCTAATTCCCTCCAGTCCAGCCTCAGTGCGGCTCCTGTCGCCATTTCTCTGCAGGCTCCCAGCACCTCAGACATGTGGTGACACATGTCCCCCTCAGGGAGAGTCTGAAGGATGAGGGCCAGGCTGAGGGCCAGGCTGAGACCCCCCCTCACCgctttctcctcctcccactAGGTTCTGGTTACAGCACTGGTGAGAGCTACAACAATGAAGTGTACGTGGAAGAGTCTCCCCCGGCTCCTGCCCTGGACTATCGAGGTAACAGTTGCACGCTGGCTTTCCCCAGAGAAAGGCGTCTCTGACCAGCACGGGCCTCAGGCTTCCTCAAAAGCCTGGAAGGGAAGCACATACTTTGCCCGGCTAAGCTGGCCCGTCTGAATAGTTAGCACCGGTatttcccctcttctctctgtCTCTTAGTTCCTCTGTGGTGCTACCCATTACACATCCACCACGGAGAGGCAGCCTGCCACTCCCCCCGGGGAGGGAATCACCGCAGCACCTTGGGGACACGCTGCCAGCTCTCCTGCGATCGGGGCTTCCGGCTAATCGGGCGCAGATCGGTGCAGTGTTTGCCAAGCCGGCGCTGGTCTGGCACAGCGTATTGCAGACGTAAGTCCTGTTCCAGTGTGTGCGAGCCTGCTGCCCTGGCGGCGACTGGTGCTGGGTTGTGCGACAGAGGCTATGGGGAGGGATTGTTTGgtctcagagctgggggcagcgctTCATGTCCATTAGGACCTGATCTCCATTCACTGCCTGAAGCTCCCACTACTCCAGCCTTTTGCTCATTTGCTGCTTGCCCCTGGTCAGCTTCTTCTCGTGGCTTAGCCTCCCTCCAGGTCCAATTCAGTGCCACCATTTGAGCATAACAGATTCCTACCAAACCACAGCCCAGTGACCTTACAGCAGCCCTTCAGCCCAGTCTGTGGGCTCAATGGTCTCTCTACCCTTATCATAGGTGCTGTCACCCCACCTTTCTTGGTGTCTGGCAGAGGAACCTAGAACCTTCCCTGCTCTGAGTTCTGAtgctctggcagctgcttcctCATCATCCTTCCTGAATTCCTGGACCACTTCCTGCCTTGGCTTGGCTCTGGGCCCTTTCCCCAACCTGTTCCTGGGCTCTGCAGGGTTCTTTCTCCTGGAGTCCCAGCTGCCATCTGCCTCTCCCCATGGTCTCTGTGCCCATGTTTCTTTCCACCCTGACCCCAGGTCCTATCTCCTCATGTCTGGGATGGTTCTCAGGGTGTCCAGGACTCGGAGTCACCTTGTTATtccccctgcctgcagtgggtgGGAGATGTGCTTGTACTTAACTATGTGCCAGCTTCCTGTTACCCCCAGCCTGTCAGCCATCCAACTGCTCTCCTCCAGTCCTTGCTTTTCCTTGCAGGCGCACCCCGAGCCCCTTTGAAACTTTCCCTTATAGCGGCCAGCTCCTCCTCCATTGAATTCTCACAGACACACCGGGTCTGCTTCCCCAAGGGAACAgcatgtgcccctccccaccaaaatgATTCAACTCGGGATCAGTTTCTTGCGTGATACCACAGCACTGAAATGTACTGACCATGCGGAAGATGACAGGTTTGCTGTCAAAGACTCAAGGGCCAAGACACAGTGAGTGGGGATAGTGGAATCTTAAGGGTTACATATAAAGCAAAATCTGAACTCAGGTTCTAGAAACTCAACTTAAACTTCTTTAGACACAAGTCCCGCGGGATAGCTGTACAACTAAGTCTCCATAAGGATCTAAATTGGTTAACACTCCACAGAGGCAACTTCCCCTTGATGGACATTCGCCTAACCCCATCGGCTTCTACATGGAGTGACCACAATCCCCATCTGATCACTCTAATTTACCATGGATAGTAACGTCCgtcttttgcagtaatttttttACATATGTgtctgcctttgtatttccactccagttagtctgatgaagtgggttttacccacaaacgcttatgcctTAATAAATCTGCtactctctaaggctacgtctacacagacAAGTTATCTCTAAATATcagcagttattctgaaataactttggcagcgtATAAGTGACAcgcatactattttgaaataaattcgaaatagcaggTGCGTTATATCGATTCCTGTAAACCCAATTTCCCGAggaaaaatggctattttgaaattcaaaatagcgctatggacCGAGAAATGCTATTTCAGATAGCGgggtgctacttcaaaatgcattttgtgtgtggccgtgttattttgaaataagatctcGAAatggctcttatttcaaaatagggctgttgtgtagacgtagcctaaggtgctacaggactcctccttgtttttAGACATAAGGTTAGTGTGTTATGTCACCGTACAAGTTCTTTGCAGCCTTTCCAGCCAATTTGGGGTGGGATCCAGTTTTCATGGATGTTAGTATGCTACCCATTAATTCCTAGGCACAGAAACAAGAGTTATCTCCTTGCCTTCTCCTGATAGCTCCCAAAAGTGCATTGTGCTCAGAGCCAAGATAAGCCATGTGGTACGGTCTCCTGCGTGCTGCCTCCCCGTTGAGttcacacatgtgcacacacaccccactgacTTTGTATGTAACGGAGCTTTCATTGTGTTGGCTGACAGGGTTTCATTAACATGTCTGGCAGACAGGCTGTTTGTCAGCTCTGCCCTGATACAGACTTGCAGAATGTATTTTCAGACTTGGAGAATGACCATCATGGCCTGGCTTTCATTTAAGACCTGGAGAACCAGGAGGTACATACCAGAATCAGACTCCTGTATCCATTTGCCAGCTGGGATTGAGGGGTTCCAGGGCCACAGGTCTTCCCTTTTATCTAAGGTCAGCTTGCTCCTGTCCTGTGGCTTCCCACTgtctctcctggccctctgctaGGCTTTCCTCCACAGACAAGATCTCTAGACCTGGTTTTTTCCAATGGTCTCATCTGCCTTAAACTCCCTTTTTATTCATCACCCAGCAGCCCTCCGCTGGGCAAGGCACCTCTGGAGCACTTATTGCACTctgaaaacaacaagatgtcttgtggcgccttatagactaacagatattttggagcataagcttttgtgggcaaaacttcttgttgttctcgaagctacagactaacacagctccctctctgatatttattgcACTCTGGTTCCAATGACGTCACGGCCCAGCTGGTTGCTGAAGCttgtgactttgttctcacacacaaccagttcagatttggggacaatttatactttcAAGTCAGCGGCATTGCTATGGGTACCCGTGTGGCCTCACGGGACACCAGCACTTTTATGGCTTTCTCAGCTCCTGTTCCCAAGTGGTCCTGCTCTACTTATGCAGCTatattgatgatatcttcatcaccAGGACCAATGGGAAGAGGCCTTTGAAGAAATCCactgggatttcaacaatttccaccccaccaaCAAGCTCAGGTgggaccattccacacaagagatccactccCTGGACACTACAATGCAAATAAATGATGGTCACCCTACACCCAAAACCTCCTGAGCGCGATACTTACCTACctgcctccagctttcatccagaacacatcacacaatccattgcCCACAGCCATGCCCTAAGATggggggtgtgcaaagtggggagcgCACCCCCGCCAGAGGGGGCacaacattttgtaagggggggggTCACAGCACGACtggctcctcccccccaccccgccccagccagcaTCCGCTGTCTCACCAGGCCTCTGTTTTCTCCCAcgtggcctctgctgctgctgtcaccaagGGAACGGCACCCCCCACCAACAGCTAGACAAATCagaatgtgcagaggccctgagtcaagcacTGGGGGGCAACCAGCAAGTTCCTGGGTCCCTCGTTggtaccctcctggggtcctccccccGAGCACCTCTCCTCCTTCAGGACACCTCCTGGAGCCTCCCACCACCCCTTTCCcaagtgtcccacccccttcctgagtgCCTCCCTtcgcatcccttcctgtggtcctcccacaggttggagGGGGGCATGGCTAATTTGagggccaaaaagtggggcctgatgtaaaaagtttgctcaagaCTGCCCTAAgctacaaccacatttgctccaatccctcagataGAGACAAACACCCAAAGATTCTCAATCAAccattcttaaaactacaatatCTACCTGGGGAAGAGAAGAAACAGATGGAGAGAGCCAAGTGGGTtgccagaagtcacctactataggacagacccacgaaagaaAGCGAAAGAAGCCCCCAAACCTGAAACACATATCACACAccccacaacagaaacactaacccaggaaccaatccctgcaacaaatcccattgccGAGACATCTACCTTAGGGACACCAGCACAGGAccaaaccacatcagccacatcagcaaaggctcattcacctgcacagctACTCATGTGAGATATGCCATCATggtccagcaatgcccctctgccacgtaCGCTGGCCATACCAGACTGTCTCTATGCCCCAGAATAAATGGACCCAAATCACACATTAAGAATGGTAAGAGACAAAATCCAGGGGAGAACaattaacctccctggacatgtggttacagacttgaaagttgccattgtCAGGAAATAAACTTTAAATCTAGGCTGTGACGTGagactgctgagctggaattcatatgccaatttgacaccatcagactgggtctgaatagggactgggaatggctcatTCATTACCACATGTAATTTTCCACTGTAGGTATTCTCACCTTATCCACATCTGTCCTGACCGAATTAGCGCTGATGGAACACACCTATCTCTGAATCCCTTccagctgtttctttttctttcccttcatgcacctgatgaagtgagtttcaACTCACCGTAATCTGTTCCATAATagagttgttagtctttaaggtgcccccaccagcctccctgttGGTTTTGCTGAACCAGACTATCACGGCTGCCTCCGAAGCATCTCTGGCCCCAGTCAAGACTTTTGCTGCCAGAATGAGACGGACACAACATTACAGACTCTTCCGGCACCAGCTTACCCAACTCCTACAACCATCACTAAAGTGTGCATGCCTAAATGGAAGGCCGTTCATTCCTATGTCCTTCTTCCCCTCTGCAGTTTTCCCCTGAGGTTTAGTGCCCTACCTTAACAAAGCTGCATGCAGGAGAGAAGAAAGTCCCAGGAGCCCTATCAGCCCAGCCACCTCCTGGCccagagcagctgagctcagtgcCATCCTGGCTGGTTCTGTCATTCCAAACCCTCCCCGGCTCAGGTGCTACTGTCCTGAgttgtgtgctggccccagtggggTTCTGCATGCATGTCTGCTGAGCAGGTCTGCTTGGTCTGTTGCAGAGGTCCGGTGCCATGTGCTGCCAGCAGTGATGAGCGGCTCCTACCAGTGTTCAGCCGGCTCGCTGCTGGACTCTCACTGCGATTACTCCTGTCTCCCCGGGTACCACCTGGAGGGTGACCGCAGCCGGCTGTGCATGGAGGATGGACAGTGGAGCGGCAGAGAGCCAATCTGTGTAGGTAAATTCTCCCCCTGCTGTCCTCACCACCAGCCTTGCTCGTTCTGCACCCACACTGTAGGGCCTACGATTGCCCAGAGTTTATCCTCAGTGCTTGCTCCATGGGGCTATTACTGCCCTTGCGGTTTCTCCCTCGTTCCCTCCCATCCACCAGGGACTACAAACCCCAGctcatcatagaatcctagaactggaaggggccttgagagttccttgagtccagtccccgcCCTCAAGTActagctagaccatccctgatagatgtctatctaacctgctcttctctctctccagtGATTGAGAGTTCACAACATCTCCTGCTAATCCTGGACACCTTCTGCTGGGCCAAGGTGACGTCCCGTGGTTAGCCCTGCTGAACTCCCCCAGGACATTGTGGTCCCCTCAGTTTAGGATGATCGCTTGGCCCACAGAAGGAATGACTCATATTCATTTGCTTTGGCCCGTTCCCCTCACACTGGCATGGCACCTCACAAGGTTATCCTGGGTATCTGCCCCAGGGGCCCTTGCTGTCCGCATGGCTCTCCCTGGCTAGCTTCCCTAGAGAGGGAGATATTGCATGTGACTGTTCCTTCTCCCAGTTCCTCAGCCCCCTGCAGTCTACTGCCTCCTCCCAGGGCTTATAGCTGAACCTCACTCTCCTgaccatggccctgccctggtggTTTTCCTGGAATTCCTCTCTGCTTTGCTTGGGCAGATCTTGAGCCCCCCAAGATGCGATGCCCAGAGTCACGAGAGAGGATGGCGGAGCCAGAGAAGCTGACAGCCACAGTGTACTGGGACCCGCCCCATGTGAAGGACTCTGCTGATGGCATCATCAAACGGTGAGTGTGGGGTGTTGCAGGAAGCCTGCCCCAAATGGGGTCTGGTGGTTTTGTTGCCCTGAAGGTGCTACGCAGGGAATCAAaacaagccccagctgggagaaatgcACCATTCCCTGAAGACCCTCTTTCTTTTGGCTCCAGCGTGACACTGCGAGGCCCAGAACCAGGGTCTGAGTTTCCAGAGGGGGAGCACATTATCCGTTATATTGCCTACGACCAGGCCTACAACCGGGCCAGCTGCAAATTCATCGTCAGAGTCCACGGTAAGGGACAGTTTGCCCGCTGCCCCTGGGACCACAGCTCCCTGACacctgggctggaggagccaaTTCCCCGCCGAGAGGGCTCAGGAGCTGTGATCAGGTCACAGGTGCCTTGATGCGAGTTTTGGTCCCTGCATgcttcccacccctccaccccaggcgaTCAGTGTCACCTGTAGGTCCCATGACGTTGCCCCTACAAGGGCCCTGCCAAGTACAGGCCACTGCAGGACCCCTGGCACCACCTCCTGCTTTCCCTCGCCTTCTTGTCACCTGTGGCCATACCGCGACCCATGGTGCCGCCTCCCCAGTCCTCAGGGATACAGGCACTCCAGCCCTTTCCAAACCCTGACTCTCGCTAGGGCCTGCTAGCTAGCCTGCCCCACAGCACGCCAGCACCGCCAGCTGTGCCAGCTCAAGGCATCCCTGGGCCTCCACGTCTGCTCTCCCCTCCGCAGTGAGTCGCTGCCCTGTTCTGAAGCCACCACAGCATGGCTACCTCAGCTGCACCTCCGAGGGCAATAACTACGGCGCCACCTGCGAGTACTTATGCGATGGGGGCTacgagcgccaagggaccccctCCCGCGTCTGCCAGTCCAGCCGCCACTGGTCGGGGTCCCAGCCCGTCTGTGTGTGTAAGTGATGCGGGGGAGGGGCCGGCAGGGCGAGACGAGGGGCTGGAGGTAACTGAGCCGCCTCCACTGGGGCTCTTTGGCTAGGTTTGAATCAGTCAGCTCCACCTTGGCCTGAGCAGGGTCAGGTGCGTCTC
The nucleotide sequence above comes from Carettochelys insculpta isolate YL-2023 chromosome 13, ASM3395843v1, whole genome shotgun sequence. Encoded proteins:
- the SRPX2 gene encoding sushi repeat-containing protein SRPX2; translated protein: MAGLAGHSGLVARMAQGEAPLLLLFIRLASSTWYEGSGYSTGESYNNEVYVEESPPAPALDYRVPLWCYPLHIHHGEAACHSPRGGNHRSTLGTRCQLSCDRGFRLIGRRSVQCLPSRRWSGTAYCRQVRCHVLPAVMSGSYQCSAGSLLDSHCDYSCLPGYHLEGDRSRLCMEDGQWSGREPICVDLEPPKMRCPESRERMAEPEKLTATVYWDPPHVKDSADGIIKRVTLRGPEPGSEFPEGEHIIRYIAYDQAYNRASCKFIVRVHVSRCPVLKPPQHGYLSCTSEGNNYGATCEYLCDGGYERQGTPSRVCQSSRHWSGSQPVCVSMQINVDVNSAASLLDQFYEKRRLLIISAPDPATRFYKMQIAMLQQATCELDLRHITILELVGQPPHEVGRIREHQLSAGIIEELRQFLHITRSTFNMVLIDKQGVDRERYMEPVTPEELFSFIDTYLLSSQEAARRAQSRDLCD